A genomic stretch from Lathyrus oleraceus cultivar Zhongwan6 chromosome 2, CAAS_Psat_ZW6_1.0, whole genome shotgun sequence includes:
- the LOC127119461 gene encoding LEAF RUST 10 DISEASE-RESISTANCE LOCUS RECEPTOR-LIKE PROTEIN KINASE-like 2.7 encodes MHSTYSSLPLLTIFLFLLPSLIQSQMCQRNCGKQPLRYPFGGGPGCGDPRFQPHITCNQQKLTFTTHTGSYPINSIDYTNQIIHISDPTMSTCSCTLPSKGFGLDWNAPFTFDDSTVFALVDCSMNSSSICKSRSYDDGNNAKLQCDQNTQICDVMYSCRPISTNINLPISTCCVYTPVNLGPSFQMDLEKLQCSSYTGFYNYNDQQVDPEKWNYGIALKYKFSVTNDYPSSCEACERSYGFCGYSEAYSSFLCNCPNGINTTTDCFFISYNHGFRNGFTWLIYAVAWCLVGLIL; translated from the exons ATGCACTCTACCTACTCTTCACTTCCTCTTCTCACCATTTTCCTTTTTCTACTTCCTTCTCTAATCCAATCTCAAATGTGCCAAAGAAACTGCGGCAAGCAACCTCTCCGGTACCCTTTCGGCGGCGGCCCCGGCTGCGGCGACCCTCGCTTCCAACCACACATAACATGCAACCAACAAAAACTCACTTTCACAACACACACGGGCTCCTACCCTATCAACTCAATCGACTACACAAACCAAATCATACACATTTCAGATCCCACCATGTCAACATGCTCTTGCACCTTACCTAGCAAAGGCTTCGGCTTAGATTGGAACGCGCCATTTACCTTCGACGATAGCACCGTTTTCGCTCTAGTCGATTGCTCCATGAACTCATCATCCATATGCAAATCAAGAAGTTATGATGATGGAAACAATGCTAAGCTTCAATGTGATCAAAACACACAAATTTGTGATGTTATGTATTCTTGTAGACCTATTAGTACTAATATTAATCTCCCGATTTCGACGTGTTGTGTTTATACTCCGGTTAACCTTGGTCCGTCTTTTCAAATGGATCTTGAGAAGCTTCAATGCAGTTCTTATACAGGTTTTTATAATTACAATGATCAACAAGTTGATCCTGAAAAGTGGAACTATGGAATTGCACTTAAGTATAAGTTTAGTGTCACAAATGATTATCCTAGCTCTTGTGAAGCTTGTGAAAGAAGTTATGGATTTTGTGGATATAGTGAAGCTTATAGTTCATTTTTATGCAACTGCCCTAATGGAATTAACACCACTACAGATTGCTTCTTCATATCTTATAATCATGGTTTTAGAAATG GGTTTACTTGGTTGATCTATGCTGTGGCATGGTGTTTGGTTGGGCTCATTTTGTAA